CCGGTGGGAAGGCTTACACCCAACCAAGGTTGTTGAAAGTTTTCCTACTTCAGCCATTGATTACGTTTATTTTGCAGAATATCCTGATCTTGTTTACCAAGATTTTTTATAGGTCCTTATTTTATTTCCTGCGAAGCTGTAATTTCAGTATTAAAGTTGGAGTACCTTTATAGTACATTAAACGTATTCTCATGAGATTTGTTTCCGGCCAGCCACCTAGCTAAGCTTGATTCCTGCAACAATGGTTCTTTAACTGAATGGTTTGATTTAAGCTGTGGAAATTCCTTTACTCTTTCCTCCTAGGTGCATTACGAGTTAGTTATGAAAGAGATTTAATTCCTACAACAACCTTGGTACGTTAACTGTCTGCTTTCATTTAAGCTGGGGAATTTTCTTACTCATTCTTCCTTGGTGTTGAGATACGGAATAATATTAACAGAAGCTTAATTATGTATTGGACCATTTCTTCAATCTATCGGAAGACAGAAGTGTAAGAAGCCATTCCTCCTTGGTGTTGAGATACGGAATAACATTAACAGAAGCTTAATTATGTATTGGACCATTTCTTCAATCTATCGGAATACAGAAGTGTAAGAAGCATTATTTGAGTTGTGGATTCTGTAGTTTCAATAACACGGTAGTAATTTCAATGTTGAAATTACCTTTTTTTAGACACATAACAATTGCCTTTATATACATCCCTTTTccttttacatgatttcatttgACATGTAGTAAATGCAACAGGCATTTATAAAGAATCTGATGAATAAAACTAGTTTACTTAGCTTTGGCATGTAGAATTTTTCATTATGTTTCTTAACATACCCTGCCACTTCCTCGCACAAATTGGTCTAATTTAGATATTTTGTTTGTTCCTTGCAACTGCTGTGCAGACTCATACGAAAAAGTCAAAAGGTAGCCATCCTGAACCTGCAGCATCAGACGATGCAATCGTTGCTGTGGTCGAACCGCCTCCTTTTGGAACTACCCATGCTGTATGTACATTTGTCTTCTTATTAAAAGATGTAACTTATGGTTCATGGAAAAATACATGCCTTGAAATCGTGGACCTTAGGATATGCAGTGTTTTTTCTTGACTAACTTCAAGTGTCATTATAAGCTGATGCCGAGCTATGCTAGATGATTTTTGTAATGAAAATTTCTTTGTATTTCTCAAGACTCTGAGCTTCAAATATTGATTAGTTGACACTTGAAAGCTTGTCTTGCTTTTCATAACTAAATTGTCTGGCAGCATAGCAATTTGGGAAATGATAATTTCTGAAGAACGTTCTCAAGAATGCAGTCAGTTCAGTGAAGAGAAGATATAGATAATGTCATTGCAGTTTTTTATGAAGAAAATCTTTGATGATACTCAAACTTTTTTTTGTGGTTCGTCTCTGATCATTTAGCAATTAGCAGTCAGCAGAGTATTTGTGCTCATCACATGGAATCATGACATTTTTGTTTATGCTTCCCATTGATTTGGTTCAGACTATGGAGACTATGCCTCTATTTCTCACAGGCACTTTGTTTCACAGATTCAAGAAGTCTATGGTGAAGCTGGAGTTTGTGGTTTCTGGAAAGGTGTTTTTCCGACGTTAATCATGGTATGTGACAACTGACTCTAGTTAGTAGTAACCAATGGTTGCTGATTCTTTTCACTGCTAAATACAGGTAAGCAATCCTTCTATACAATTTATGCTATATGAAACCCTTTTGAAGAAGATTAGGAAACGGCGTGCCTCTAGCAATAAAGGCGCCAATGATGTCACTGCATTGGAGGTAAATATTTGCACTTCACTCTTCGTTTTTTTCTGCTTAGTGATTTAGTCCATCAGGCTGGTATTTTTGTTCTTGGCCTAGATCTTTTGGAGCTCATGCACTTGTTATTTTGGTTAGATATTTTTACTCGGAGCTGTGGCAAAGCTTGGGGCTACAGTTGTAACATATCCTCTTCTGGTTGTGAAGGTAATACAAGTTTTTATTTTCCAGGAGAAACTTGGCTTTCCCTTTTTCTCACTTCTCTTGAAATCTCTATGATCGTTTAGATTAAAATGTCGTAAATTCTTCTCATACAATTTCCTTAAAAGTTATTCAGAGGTTCATATTCTTCTCTTGTTATGTCGTACCGCACTCATTATGGTCAATTTTGAGAATAAACTGTTGAACTACTAGCTTAATGGGGCGTGGGTAAATGCTTGCCTCTGCTTTTCAGTTTTTGCTAACTGTATTGTGTTCAGTTTTAAGTTTATTTGGTCCCAAGTAATCTCAGTCATAACACGAAATGCTTACTACCACTTTTTTGGTTTTGTTAAACCTGTTGGCTGGAACTGTTCAAAAAATGTTGCAGCAATGTCCAATTTAGAGAAGCTTGGTCACTGTAAAGAGTTTGGTCCACTATCCAACAATTATTTGAGATTTGTTTTCTGCATGAACAGTAATTTTTCTATCTTTGCATTCAAGACTTTCCCAACATGTTCAGGACTGACGCTTagttgttgttttgttgttgcaGTCAAGACTTCAGGCAAAGCAAGTTACTGGTGGGGATAAAAGACACCAGTACAAAGGTTAGTGCACCTATTTTTAATGCATTACTATCACAGAAGTCACTGTAAAGGTTTCGTAAGTTCTTCAGCAGTAAAAACAGAATGCTGAAATGCAGTAATTCAATCTTCAGAGATCTGTTATGTTACTGTGACCTGAGAAAAATGACAGTCGAGAGAGATGCAGCCTCGTTATAAATTATTGTTGTATTATCTATAAGTGGACCTCTGTTGGCTGTTGTATGGTGGCTATAATCTGCAATGCGGGGAAGTTGATATGTGTTAGGATTTTTGTATAAGCATTTCAGGCATTTGTATAGTGTAGGTTCTGATGTTGCTTTTACGCCATTCAGGTACCCTGGATGCTATTATGAAGATGATACGGTATGAAGGCTTTTATGGATTTTACAAAGGGATGGGCACGAAAATCGTACAGAGCGTTCTAGCAGCTGCTGTCCTATTCATGGTCAAGGAGGAACTTGTCAGGGGTGCTAGGTTTTTACTAATAGGAACTGCAGCTAGTACTGTAAGATCAAAGCCTCCCTAGAATTTTCCGACATAGCAGTCTTGGGAAGCTGCAGCCTGCAGCATACCTCATCACAGATACCTACAGAATTAGGACGCATACATTGTAATAGCAAAGAAATTAATTCGAAATTGAAGATAAAGGAAGATGATCTAGTAAAATGGTTGACCGTTGGCTCTCCAGCAATAAGCCCATTCATCGGTCTCCATCATAAGCACATTAGTCATGCTCTCAATTGTTTGAACTTGGATTGAGCTGTCTAGCAAATTGAAAAATGGAACATATTGATTATTTAATCCTTTGTTTGAAACAGTGTGGTCCAAGGATCTGCTTAAGTCCTGAAGCTCTGAAAAGTTCAGGGAGGGCACTTCGCATTGCTTAAGCTGCGTTTTAGATAGTCACTATAGCGTGCACTTCATTGCCCATGAATTCTATCTTGAATGAAATAGCACTAAACAATAAATATGATAGGTAAGGTATATATTAATCATTAAAGAAAACGTCTTGAATGAGTTTGTCACTTATTTCTTGAATTACATTtataattttttccttttctttattaattgtgctttttttttttactaaggcCCACACTTTAATTACGTCTTGCGCATAAAGCCTTAATAGTCTTGAAGTGCTTTTTAGAGTTTTTTTGCCTTTGACAACACTGGTTTGAAGAAATGACGCTCAATCTTTTAATACAATGTTTTGGACATGAATTCACTTGAAAATAGAGATTAAAAATTTTGTGAGTGACAACTATTATTATTTGACTTGAAATACTTTTGTCTTTTGAAACAAGTTTTTCATTATTTAGCGAAATGGGAAAAAAGTTATTTGTTTGTGAAGTTTTGAGCTAAGAGTTTCAACTTAACAAGTTGAAATAGTTGTTTGAAGCGCAAAGATTACTTTTATCTCGAGGTCGGAATCATTTACCTTCGATAGTCacaaaagtgtataaaatttgtatattgtatacaatataatatatataaaaatatataatttttcgactattattttaaAATCGACTATACAATATCATTTCCCTTGTTCGAATGTGTATTTAAGTGaagtattctttttttttaaaaaaaaaaacaatatttGACTGTCAGTTGACAAATCTTTTTAACTTCaattaattttgtccaaataaaaaAGATACAATTATCTAAACGTAAATAAACTACTTTTTTCGTAAAAATAGCATGAGCTAACCAGTTTTTGGACTGACCATtcaaatagccagcgtttgcaaagttattgaaaaatagccactatattgctgcaacacggaaagttccagcataatatactggagatcggtgcacgtacgtatgaacttccagcatactatgctggaactccaatacgcgaaaagttccagtatattatgctggaccagtataatatgctggagtttcagtatattccagtataatatacttgagttccagtatattatactggagtattttttcgaattttgaacagtgttttcgttcaaatttatctttacatgaaaaatgactaaatttcgattacttttgaaattgtggctatttttgaatgaccatttgtacgtctgactatttttgaatttctcccactTTTTTCGGGACACATGCTCCTGAAGATTCCTTAATGACGTCAACATATCTATCTTTTTTAAGAGAAGGGATACATAGTTCTTTCTTTGATAAGCATTATTTACGAGTCGCAAAACTTGGAAATTAACCTCAACTATTGTAAAGCTGATGTTCGATTTTCGAGTATACTCGCGCTCTTTTGATATTTACCCAATTGCTAGACTTCGAACCGTCAGAACATGCGCAGGGGAGCATAAATGTAGGTACCACAAATACGAAAACTAGATAATGATTTAATTACTGAGATATTAGAAGTGCTAACATTTTGAAACTGCTgcgaggttgtgagttcgagtctccccaaagagcaaggtgggaagttcttggagggaaggatgccggggtctatttggaaacagtctctctaccctaggataggggtaaggtctgcgtacacactaccctccccagaccccactaagtggaattatactgggttgttgttgttgttgttgttgttgttgttgttgcacaaGTCTTTCACATAACAAGAATCCAGGGCTGCAGTCTTTTGCTATACTCCTAATAAAATTTTGGACGAAATTATTTGAGTGACCAAATACTACTACTATAAAGAGTGAATTATTAGGTGAAACTTGTTTTTATTTGTAGACccgaaattaagccaaaaaataGACCAAAATCGTGTAGGATTCTCCTAGCAGAATCCTAGTCCAACTAAAACAAATAACTTttctccctagtcactttttacCCAAGTCTGTCAAGGTTTTTACTAGTTATAGCAGGGACCACAGAAATAATATTAGACTACCAATTATAGTATTAATTCGAAATTTGGATGAATTAAATCCTATTATAATTAATCACATTTTATTCCACTAAAAACTGCAATTGAACTCCTCAATATGAATTTCGAAATTTACTAACACTTATTTTAACTCCCCATGTAAAGGTTACAAATACTAGTTAATTAAACTAATCACTGATAATTTAATTTAAtcaactaactaaatcctttataATTTCGCTTAAACTATTTCATAtgacggatacaaaatccaccgatCGAGTTTTTACATCaaaacttataagcttacatGAAGGGATATCATCAAAAAGGCCGAATCACAGatctatcaactaattattatttcATAAATGATATTCGTTATTGTCCAATCTATTCGGCATACACTAACTATGAATAGAGTTgtaccttttgataaatcaaaacaataaacaaaTCATATTGATCATAATAACTATATCTAGATTAGTAGTATAAGCTCATTTAATGAACCggagaaaatattttatatatattcagcACAAAAACATCTTTTCTCTACTTGGTCAGTTCAATATACACTAaatatactagcacaagaagttagAATAAAATCACTCCCATAATAAAGATAAATTATactttaatcttgtgctacatcATCAAGATATTTTGCCCAATAATATCTTCGATTGTGAAcatagtttattaattatgagTATCGACAATTTAATCTTCTGTGCATGAGCTAAGACTCCATACACTAAATTGTAACATCTGATGCAAACGGCCTCTCACCAACTGGAGTATACGccaggctacccatactcacaaCCTTTCTACTCAAGGTATCGACCACCATATTGACCTTCCCGGAGTGATagaaaatggtgatatcatagtctttcaacaactctaatcacctcctctgcctcaagttGAGATCCTTGTTCTTGAACATATACTGTAGACATtcgatgatccgtgaatacctcacacgacacaccgtaaagatagtgcctccaaatcttcaacgcatgaacaatggctgccaactctaagtcatgaacagggtaattcttctcttGAATATTCAACTGCCGCgacgcatatgcaatcaccctaccatcctacatcaatactacaccgagcccaatacgagatacatcacaTTACACCGTGTAAGATCCTGAATATGTGGGCAATACTAACACAGGGTCATAGTCAAatcagtcttgagcttctgaaagctcaactCACACTCATCAGACCATCTAAATGGGGTAACCTTCTAGGTCAATATGGTCAATGCGTCTGCTATGGATAAAAATTCCTCTACGAACCGGTGATAACAACCCGCCAAACCtaggaaactccggatctctatagctga
This sequence is a window from Nicotiana sylvestris chromosome 3, ASM39365v2, whole genome shotgun sequence. Protein-coding genes within it:
- the LOC104211458 gene encoding peroxisomal nicotinamide adenine dinucleotide carrier, yielding MSDALINGLAGAGGGIIAQLITYPLQTVNTRQQTDRNSKKEKQKLRTIEQMYQVVRQEGWDRLYGGLAPSLVGTAASQGVYYYFYQIFRNQAEIAALEGKKKGIGDGSVGMFSSLLAAALSGCVNVLLTNPIWVVVTRMQTHTKKSKGSHPEPAASDDAIVAVVEPPPFGTTHAIQEVYGEAGVCGFWKGVFPTLIMVSNPSIQFMLYETLLKKIRKRRASSNKGANDVTALEIFLLGAVAKLGATVVTYPLLVVKSRLQAKQVTGGDKRHQYKGTLDAIMKMIRYEGFYGFYKGMGTKIVQSVLAAAVLFMVKEELVRGARFLLIGTAASTVRSKPP